The [Pantoea] beijingensis genomic sequence CTACGCGTCTATTCAACGCCACGTTAAAGGGAGGCTGTATGGATGTCCAGTCTGTTTTATCCTGACCAGATGATAACGGTAAAAATGACCGCATAAGCGGCCACAGAAGAGTGATCATTTTGAGGGCCACGGCCGTGGCACAAGGGAGAGAGCAGGCCGCCGAAACGCCCCCGTCCTGAAAGGGCTACAGCAGGCGGCGAGCCGCTTCAACCACGATTTTCACCGCGTCGCTTTCCGTCTGTTGCATTGTCTGAGCATCCGGGATCTCTTTTTGAGTCCGGTTAACAATGACACCAGCCACCATACCAGCACGCAAGCCCTGGCTGGCGCACATCGTTAATAACGTTGCAGACTCCATCTCATAGTTCAGTACCCCCATTTGCTGCCACTCTTTCATCGATCCCTGGAAGCGGCTCACCACGCGCCCGGAGAATGTGTCGTAGCGTTCCTGACCGGGATAAAACGTATCGGATGAAGCGGTAATCCCAATATGGGTTTTCGCACCAGTGGCTTTCGCAGCATCGACCAGCGCCGTCGTACAACTAAAATCGGCCACAGCCGGAAACTCCAGTGGAGCAAAATGCAGACTTGCACCGTCAAGACGAACCGATCCCGTCGTCACCAGCACATCACCCACATTAATATGCGGCTGGATCGCACCGGTAGTTCCCACACGCAGAAACGTTCTGACGCCTAACTGCGCCAACTCTTCAACCGCGATTGACGTCGAAGGGCCACCAATGCCGGTTGAACAAACCACAACAGGTTTACCGTCCAGTTCCGCGCGCCAGGTAGTGAACTCGCGATGAGACGCAAGATGAACAGGATTCTCCATCAGAGCCGCAATTTTTTTCACGCGCTCAGGATCGCCAGGCACAATCGCCAGTGTCGCTCCCTGTAAATCAGCTTTTGTAATACCAAGGTGAAAAACGTCAGATTGGGCCATAACAGACTCCTGTTTAAAATAGGATTGATAATGCAATGCGCTACTGTAAGGCAGCACTCAATAAATTTATGTGATTTTTCTCACTCATTAAAATGGAAGTTACATTTCATAAGGAAAAATATGTGGTTTAAATCACATTAAATCACTCTGTAATCATAATTTGCTACAACCAACCCTGCGCTTTTTCCTGCCCGAGTGTTAAAGAGATAGATGTTAAAAAGGGTACGCAACACATAATCAATGTGTAATTCTGACTATAGTTACCTGATTGCGCTAATGCTTGCATGGAGAGAACAATGAACACTGAAAAAAACACCGCTCATAAACAAGACAATAATGGGTTCGCTCCTGCGGTAGCCCCCACCGCATCGACCACGATTCTGACTGAAAGTGAGTCGATCACGACTAAAGAAACTTCCATTCCCACACAGGGCGAAAACATGCCCGCTTTTTATGCCAAACCCAAAGATGCATCAGAGCCGCTACCGGTAGTTTTAGTGGTTCAGGAGGTCTTTGGCGTCCACGAACATATCCGCGATATTTGCCGCCGCCTTGCGATGGAAGGGTATCTGGCTATTGCCCCTGAACTCTATTTCCGTCAGGGCGACCCTAATGATTACAGCGATCTCTCAACATTGCTGAAAGAGCTGGTCAGCAAGGTGCCTGATGCACAGGTATTAGCCGATCTTGACCACGTGGCTAATTGGGCCTCGCGGAACGGAGGCGATATGCGTAATACCGCTATCACCGGCTTTTGCTGGGGAGGACGTATCTGTTGGCTGTATGCCGCTCATAATCCACAGTTAAAAGCAGCTGTTGCATGGTATGGCAGGCTTGTGGGTGAAAAAACCATGAAACAGCCAAAACATCCGGTTGATGTGACAATGGA encodes the following:
- the udp gene encoding uridine phosphorylase, coding for MAQSDVFHLGITKADLQGATLAIVPGDPERVKKIAALMENPVHLASHREFTTWRAELDGKPVVVCSTGIGGPSTSIAVEELAQLGVRTFLRVGTTGAIQPHINVGDVLVTTGSVRLDGASLHFAPLEFPAVADFSCTTALVDAAKATGAKTHIGITASSDTFYPGQERYDTFSGRVVSRFQGSMKEWQQMGVLNYEMESATLLTMCASQGLRAGMVAGVIVNRTQKEIPDAQTMQQTESDAVKIVVEAARRLL
- a CDS encoding dienelactone hydrolase family protein, with translation MNTEKNTAHKQDNNGFAPAVAPTASTTILTESESITTKETSIPTQGENMPAFYAKPKDASEPLPVVLVVQEVFGVHEHIRDICRRLAMEGYLAIAPELYFRQGDPNDYSDLSTLLKELVSKVPDAQVLADLDHVANWASRNGGDMRNTAITGFCWGGRICWLYAAHNPQLKAAVAWYGRLVGEKTMKQPKHPVDVTMDLNAPVLGLYGGLDTGIPQESVELMRQALRAANAKSEIIVYPEAGHAFNADYRPDYHEESAKDGWSRMLAWFKQNGVKPAA